CAGCTTTCCGCTGCCGTGGTTGCCCCGGTTCCTCGCCAGCCACGATGCTGCGTACAGCACGGTGGCAACGGCGGTGCTGGCCTCGTGGACCACGCCCGTCCGTTGCTGCTGCGTGTCGAGCTGCGAGAAGTCAGTGACGCCGGTCAGCGCGGTGGGCATCGCCGACAGCACGCCCAGGGCCACCAGGGTTTTGGCGGCCCGTTCGTTGCCCGGCAGCACATCCAGGACGGCCGCCGAAACCCAGGCCCCCAGCGGCACGGTCACCATCAGCGGATGCACCGGGTGCCCCAGCGGAACGCCGTGAAGCGCATCGGTGACGGTCCCTTGCGGCAGCACCCTCTTCACGATGCGGGACACTGTGCCGGCGGCGGGATCCAGCCAGGCTGCGCCTTCCAGCTTGTCAACGGTACTGACCAAAGGCAGACGCGGCATGATTTTCTCCTCAGACGTGCTGGCGGAATGGTCATCAGGCTAGCCACCGCACCGGCCGGGCACCACCCGTAAGCTGGATTTCATTCTCGGCAGGACAGGAGCAGGAATGGGGCACATCGGATCCTATGTATGGGAACTGCGGCAGAAAGTCGGAAAACGCCAGCTTCTGCTGCCGGGCGCGCAGGTCCTGGTGCTGCGCACCGACGGCACAGCTCTGCTTCAGCGGCGTGTGGACAACGGTGTGTGGGAACTTCCTGCCGGTGCCTGCGAACCGGGCCAGAGCTTTGCCGGAGCTGCCGTGGCCGAGCTCTTTGAAGAGACCGGCATCCGCACCGATCCCGCCAACCTGGTGGCTTTTGCCAGTCTTTCCGATCCGAACCTGCATCAGCTGGAGTATCCCAATGGAGACCGGGTGCACGCCTTCGCGCTCTGCTTCTGCCTGACCGGCTGGGAAGGATCAGTGACCCCGGAAAAGTCCGAGGTTTCCGAAATTGGCTTCTTTCCGCTGAGCGGGGTTCCTGACCCGCTCCATCCCCCCACCCGCGAAGTTCTCCAGCTCTACGGGCAATACCTGCAGACGGGGATCTTTCAGGCTCGGTAAGCGCGGGAAGGGCATGTCAATTCACCGCCGCATTGAGCAGCCGCCGCCGTTTTGGGATTTCGCTGCCGGTACGCACCGGCAGTGAAATCCCAACACGGCAGCGAAAGGACAAACCGGGCACTAATCCGGCAGACTGGCCCCATGACTTCGGGGGAAGAAACTCAACCAAGAACGTTCCGCACGGCGATACCGCTGCGCTACCGGCTGGTCCTGGGACTCCTGGGGCTTGCGGGCGCGGCCGGCTGCGTGCTGGCCGTCGCCGAGGGCGGACGGGCCGCCGTCATCACCGGCGTGCTGGTGGCCGGCCTCTTTCTCGCCGTCATTATGATCACCGTTCGCCTCCACGTCGGTGAAGAGGGCCTGCGGATCCGTGTGGCCGGAATCGTCTCGACCGAGGTTCCCTACCGGGAGATGACGGCCGTCTCCCGGGGCCCCGTGACCGGCATGCGGCACGGAATGGGCCTGCGGATCCTGCCGGAGGGCACCGGGTACCTCGTCGGCGGACCTTCGGTCCGGATCGAATGCCGGACCGGGAACCTGCTCGTGTCCTGCAGCCGCCCCGATGAGCTGCTCGCCGCCCTGGCTCCGCGGCTTTCGGCCAATCAGGCGGCGGAGTAGTTCAGGCAGCGGAGTAGTTCAGGCGGCGGAGTAGCTAGTAGCGGCCGCCCGATGCCGCCGGCGCGCTGTCCAGCATCATCAGGTCCTCGCCGCTGAGCATCAAATCCCCGGCGGCCACGTTGTCCCGCAGATACTTGGGGGTCTTGGTGCCCGGAATGGGAATGATCCGCTGTCCCTGGGCCACCACCCAGGCCAGCGCCACCTGGGCCGGCGTCGCACCGACCCGTTCGGCGACGTCGTGCACCCGCTGCACAATGGCCAGGTTCGCCTTGAGGTTGTCCTGCTGGAAGCGGGGAAGCCTGCGGCGCATGTCATCGGCGGGCAGCTGGTCAAAGGAGGTGAACCGCCCGGTGAGGAAGCCGCGGCCCAGCGGCGAGAACGGCAGGAACGCGAGGCCGTGCTCCTCGCAGTAGGGCACGACGTCGGACAGCCGGTCCCGCGTCCAGAGCGAGAGCTCGGATTGCACCGCGGTCACCGGATGCACCGCCTGTGCCAGTTCAATTTCCTCCACGCTCGCTTCCGAGATCCCGATCGCGCGGGCCTTGCCGTCCGTGACCGTCTGTGCCATGGCGGCCCAGGAATCCTCCAGCGGCACCTCCGGATCTACCCGGTGCAGGATGTA
This genomic interval from Arthrobacter sunyaminii contains the following:
- a CDS encoding NUDIX domain-containing protein, whose amino-acid sequence is MGHIGSYVWELRQKVGKRQLLLPGAQVLVLRTDGTALLQRRVDNGVWELPAGACEPGQSFAGAAVAELFEETGIRTDPANLVAFASLSDPNLHQLEYPNGDRVHAFALCFCLTGWEGSVTPEKSEVSEIGFFPLSGVPDPLHPPTREVLQLYGQYLQTGIFQAR
- a CDS encoding aldo/keto reductase produces the protein MRTTTLGINGPEVGVIGLGCMGMTYAYDMNAERDEETSISVIRGAIKLGATLIDTADVYGPYTNEELVGRALGDGYRDRAVLSTKVGLEVSNAAPAAGTMPGLVKNGSPEHIRMSIDASLRRLGTDHVDLYILHRVDPEVPLEDSWAAMAQTVTDGKARAIGISEASVEEIELAQAVHPVTAVQSELSLWTRDRLSDVVPYCEEHGLAFLPFSPLGRGFLTGRFTSFDQLPADDMRRRLPRFQQDNLKANLAIVQRVHDVAERVGATPAQVALAWVVAQGQRIIPIPGTKTPKYLRDNVAAGDLMLSGEDLMMLDSAPAASGGRY